The segment TTTCGATGAAGTCGCCGGAACCATCGGGACATTTGTCATCGATGGCGTAAATGCGCCACACTTCTGGCCCGATCGCCGCGATGACTCCCAGTACGTGATTGGTGACGCGGTAGCAGGGAATGACCACGGCAATATGACGGGAATCGCTAAACATATATTTCATAAAATTATCCGAAAAAACTTACACTACAGGCAGGCGATACCGAAGGTTGCAAATCACTTCGGCAAACGCTCGACGCTGATCCTGGAAATCGCAACACCGAGAATGCGGGCGGAATCGGCAGGCTTGAAAACGCCAGACTCGAAGACCAATCGGTCTGTCGGTTTGGATACATTCACCACCAGTTCAATTTCCTTGCCGGCATTGGAAAACGACAATACCTGGACCTGATCGCCAATTTTCAGCCGCAGCGGCGCCTTCAGGTTTTCATCCAGGCTCCAGCCAAACAGCTTGATGCGCAAGTGGCCTTGCAGCAAGCGCGGCAACAGGACTTCGGCGACAGTTTCGCTGCTCCAGGCACCCCACTCTTCCGGCGCATTAAAGCCCGTCAGCAGCAGGCCATTGCCCGGCGCCTGCGCCAAGGCCCATGGTGAAACTTCACCGACACTCAACACGGTTTTAGGCCCGGCCTGGCGCTGGACGGCCGGTACAGCTGCCGCCACTGGCGCACTGGCAACGCGATTTGCAATGGCGATGGCAGCACTTCCGGACTGCAGCGGAATCAGGCGCATCTTGCCCACTGTCAGCGATGCGGCATAGTCAAAGTCCAGTTGATACTCACCATCGAGCACCACCCAGTCGGCACCAGCGATATCCTGTGCCGAGATACGCGCTCCAGCCGCCTGCGTGATCACCTTGGGCGCGTTGCCCAGGCCAAAGAGCAGATACGATGCGCGGCCATAACGCTCTTCCGAGACGACAACGCCCCTGCCTATCTGCTTATCGCCCAACAGCAGGCCCAGCGCACGTCCACTGCGGCTGATCTCGGCAGTGCCATGCAAATGGGAAGCGAGCCATGCGTAGCTCTGTAAACATCCGACGCCCAGGATCAGAAACAGCTGCACAGCCAATATCCGTGGCAGCCATTGACGCCGATAGATGGAGGCGCCCAGGCCGCCGATCAGCACGACAAACAGCAGCATGCCGATGTAGGGAAGCGCCCCCCCAAACGACCATTGGAACCAGTTTTGAGGATTGAAGAACGCGAAAAACAGCGGATTATCCCAAGGGAAGATCTTAAATTTTGGAATAACGACAAACATGCCCAACAAGAGCGCGGCCCCCAGCAGCAGCAAGGTGGCCTTCTTCGCCCGCTCGGACAGCTCGGCAAGGGCAAAAAAATACAAGGCCGGCAACCAGATCAAGGC is part of the Janthinobacterium sp. 67 genome and harbors:
- a CDS encoding DUF7024 domain-containing protein, whose protein sequence is MISNNRLRLSIPAVLLFAFACYVIFSVSVGGPIFASDEYAFYISGKFNNQLAALYSLDPGLQRVSNFVYFSLVHISTRLFGEHFLAAYRVLHAIEYLAAVWLIARTVLPVAGAQRMLPGIIACLLFPAHIYLYAVMPEVDLMLLAAILGFALARVYPQHCLRGSVLAGGALGTAILIKPHAVAMLLAALATLPLLWAAGAGPRRLAKVLRNGVLMLFTAYVVLISLAFASTGNWSFDPTVALGLKFYGRYLDNPVAQVSVFSRLFSALYYLLGNATVIALIFSPVLVWSASHLVICLRRRSSSTPEKTALAIFVITMVASHLAMTAWFTAGAAALSEGEAMRLHGRYLSAALIWLPALYFFALAELSERAKKATLLLLGAALLLGMFVVIPKFKIFPWDNPLFFAFFNPQNWFQWSFGGALPYIGMLLFVVLIGGLGASIYRRQWLPRILAVQLFLILGVGCLQSYAWLASHLHGTAEISRSGRALGLLLGDKQIGRGVVVSEERYGRASYLLFGLGNAPKVITQAAGARISAQDIAGADWVVLDGEYQLDFDYAASLTVGKMRLIPLQSGSAAIAIANRVASAPVAAAVPAVQRQAGPKTVLSVGEVSPWALAQAPGNGLLLTGFNAPEEWGAWSSETVAEVLLPRLLQGHLRIKLFGWSLDENLKAPLRLKIGDQVQVLSFSNAGKEIELVVNVSKPTDRLVFESGVFKPADSARILGVAISRISVERLPK